CTGAGCCTCTCCGAAGTCGTCGACGCGATCGACGCCCAGAACGGGCTGCATGCCGTCGGGCGCCTCGATCGCGAGTTCAAGCAGTACCAGGTCACCGTCACCGGCGAGGCCACCAACGCCGCCGAGATCGGCGAAATGGTGGTCGCCGAGAGGGGAGGCAAGCCCCTTCACGTGCGGGAACTGGCCGACGTGGCGATGGCGGTCGAGGATCGCACGACGATCGTGTCGGCCAACGGGTCCGAGTCGGTGCTGATCAACATCATCCGACAACCCACCGCGAACAGCGTGGCGATGGTGGACGCCGTGCACCAAGAGCTGGCCGCGTTGAAGTCCGAGCTTCCACCCGACGCCGTGGTCGGGACGTTCTACGACCAGTCGATCCTCGTCAAGGAGGCGGTGGGCAGCGTGCGCGACGCGGTGCTGATCGGCGCCGTGCTTTCGGTGTTCGTCCTGATGCTGTTCCTACGGGACCTGCGCGCGACCGTGGTCACGGCGGCGATCATTCCCGCAACGCTGCTCATCACGTTCCTGCTGATGCGGCTGGCCGGGATGACCCTGAACCTGATGACGCTCGGCGCATTGGCGGTGGGAGTGGGTTTGGTGATCGACGATGCGATCGTGGTGGTGGAGAGCGTGGTGCGCCACTTCGCGGTGACCTCGACCGTCGCCGAGGCGGTGCGCGCCGCGTCGACGCAGATCGCGGCCCCGATGGTGTCCTCGACACTGACCACGGTGGTGGTCTTCTTGCCGCTCGCGTTCCTGAAGGGCGTCGAAGGCGCGTTCTTCTCGGCCCTGGCCGTCACGTTGAGCCTCGCGTTGATGGTCTCGCTGATCTTGGCGCTCTGCGTGAGCCCGAGCCTCTGCGCGGCGTTTCTCAAGCGCGCGGGTCCGGAGCGCGAGTCGGGTTTGGGCCGGCTGCAGCACCATTACGGGGCCTTGCTGAACTGGACGTTGGCGCGCAAGTGGGTGGTGGCGCCGGTGATCCTGGCGACGGCCCTGGGTACGTGGTGGATCGGCTCGCGACTGGAGACGGGCTTCATGCCGGCGATGGACGAAGGCTCGTTCGTCCTGGACTACTGGACGCCCCCTGGCACCGCGCTCGAGGAGAGCGATCGCCTGCTCAAGAAGATTGACGCGATTTTGCTGGACACGCCGGAGATCCAAACGTTCTCGCGGCGGACAGGAACGGAGCTGGGGTTCATGATCACCGAGCCCAACACGGGCGACTACGCGGTGATGCTCAAGCAGGGCTCGCGCCGGCATATCGAGGACGTGATCGCGGACATCCGGGCCCGAGTGGAAGAGGACCTTCCCGGGATGGAGGTGGAGTTCATCCAGGTGCTGCAGGACCTCATCGGCGATCTGGCGGGCAACCCGGAGCCGATCGAGGTGAAGCTGTTCGGCGAGGACAAGGCCGCCGTTGAAGGAGCCGCGGTGAAGCTCGCGGACCGTCTCGGGCAGGAGCCCGGGATCGTCGACATCAATCCGGGTTTGACCGAATCAGGCCCCGAGATCGTGTTCGACCTCGACCCCGCGGCGGTGGGGCGCCTGGGCATGATCGCCGAGTCCATCGCCGGGCAGGCCGAGGCCGCGATGCTGGGGACCGTGGCGACGAACGTGCGCATGGGGGACCGTTTGGTTCCAGTCCGTGTGCGCTTGCCGATGCGGTCGCGGTCCAGTTTGGCGGCGATCGAACGGCTGCTGATCGTGACTCCCAAGGGGCGCGTGCCGTTGAGCCGTTTGGGAACCGCGCGCATCATTTCCGGAACGACGCAAGACGCCCGGGAAGACCAACGCCGTCTGGTGGGGGTCACCGCGCGCATGGAGGGGATCGACCTCGGAACCGCGGTTCGGGAAGTGAGGCACTCGCTGTCCCAGATGAGCCTGCCGCCCGGTGTCACCGCGGTGCTCGCGGGCCAGTTCCAGAGCCAGCAAGAGTCGTTTCGCAACCTCGCGGTGGTTCTGGGTGCGGCCATCCTGCTCGTCTATCTGGTGATGCTTTTCCAGTTCAAGAGCTTTGGCCCTCCAGGCGTCATCCTGGTGCTGATGCCGCTCTCGCTGTTCGGCGCGGTCCTCGCGCTTGGGCTCACGCACACGCCGCTCAACGTTTCCTCGTTCATGGGAGTGATCATGCTCGCGGGGATCGTTGTGAAGAACGGCATCTTGCTGCTCGACCGAGCCCAGCGGGCGATCGACGGAGGCATGCCCGTTGGCCAGGCGGTCGTGGAGGCGGGCGAGCACCGTCTACGCCCCATCTTGATGACAACGCTCACCGCCATCCTGGGGCTCGTGCCCCTGGCGCTTGGGATCGGGGCTGGCGCGGAGATGCAGCAGCCTCTCGCCATCGCGGTGATCGGCGGCCTCGCGTTCAGCACCGTGCTCACGCTGGTCATCGGCCCCGCGCTCTTCGCGTCGTTGCCCCGGGGGCGTTAGAATTTTCACGCAAGGAACGCAATGATCGCAAAGTGGGTCGACCCAAAC
This genomic window from Fimbriimonadaceae bacterium contains:
- a CDS encoding efflux RND transporter permease subunit, coding for MTLAAWAVRHVKPIVFTTVVLCAAGIASYTTFPVSILPEVSFPRVVAIAEAGERPTPSMQASITRPLEEAMTTIPDVRRIRSKTQRGSTEISVDFAPGTDVIVAEQLMNAKVNEARPDLPPETRTEVERMNPTVFPVLGLTISSPSLSQASLWNLATYTIKPRLARAEGVARVVVQGGRMPEIEVSVRPEALAAAGLSLSEVVDAIDAQNGLHAVGRLDREFKQYQVTVTGEATNAAEIGEMVVAERGGKPLHVRELADVAMAVEDRTTIVSANGSESVLINIIRQPTANSVAMVDAVHQELAALKSELPPDAVVGTFYDQSILVKEAVGSVRDAVLIGAVLSVFVLMLFLRDLRATVVTAAIIPATLLITFLLMRLAGMTLNLMTLGALAVGVGLVIDDAIVVVESVVRHFAVTSTVAEAVRAASTQIAAPMVSSTLTTVVVFLPLAFLKGVEGAFFSALAVTLSLALMVSLILALCVSPSLCAAFLKRAGPERESGLGRLQHHYGALLNWTLARKWVVAPVILATALGTWWIGSRLETGFMPAMDEGSFVLDYWTPPGTALEESDRLLKKIDAILLDTPEIQTFSRRTGTELGFMITEPNTGDYAVMLKQGSRRHIEDVIADIRARVEEDLPGMEVEFIQVLQDLIGDLAGNPEPIEVKLFGEDKAAVEGAAVKLADRLGQEPGIVDINPGLTESGPEIVFDLDPAAVGRLGMIAESIAGQAEAAMLGTVATNVRMGDRLVPVRVRLPMRSRSSLAAIERLLIVTPKGRVPLSRLGTARIISGTTQDAREDQRRLVGVTARMEGIDLGTAVREVRHSLSQMSLPPGVTAVLAGQFQSQQESFRNLAVVLGAAILLVYLVMLFQFKSFGPPGVILVLMPLSLFGAVLALGLTHTPLNVSSFMGVIMLAGIVVKNGILLLDRAQRAIDGGMPVGQAVVEAGEHRLRPILMTTLTAILGLVPLALGIGAGAEMQQPLAIAVIGGLAFSTVLTLVIGPALFASLPRGR